In Cherax quadricarinatus isolate ZL_2023a chromosome 71, ASM3850222v1, whole genome shotgun sequence, one DNA window encodes the following:
- the LOC138854828 gene encoding uncharacterized protein — translation MGGSSENTGDRLRKVCPICRKEFNSRGEFEEHKASASHRVSWLKHWYQTNRLLLAQDKNGVVICPQGNQHNVTLEEKSGIISVKLGPGGQKSVQILIKNTGSEPVILRQIEMLHSCPQVSLNDHYGVVRGERFVRVLSGVEYAVECHTQGASLGVYQVPVAFQFKPEQADELFFIVRTVQVKVFDSVAEESSAKSPYEKQHLSYPISRDYGSYIPGIPLKQ, via the exons ATGG GTGGTTCGAGTGAAAATACTGGTGACAGGCTCCGGAAAGTTTGTCCAATATGCAGA AAAGAGTTTAATTCTAGAGGAGAGTTTGAGGAACACAAGGCATCGGCGAGTCATCGTGTCAGCTGGCTCAAACACTGGTACCAAACCAACAG GCTACTCCTTGCCCAAGACAAGAATGGAGTTGTTATCTGTCCACAAGGAAACCAGCATAATGTCACCCTTGAGGAGAAATCTGGCATTATATCAGTCAAACTTGGGCCAG GTGGGCAGAAATCTGTTCAGATCCTGATCAAAAACACAGGCAGTGAGCCAGTCATCTTACGGCAGATTGAGATGCTTCATAGCTGCCCTCAAGTCTCGCTCAACGATCACTATGGTGTTGTACGTGGCGAGAGATTTGTCAGAGTTCTCTCGG GTGTGGAGTATGCTGTGGAGTGCCACACACAAGGAGCATCACTAGGAGTGTATCAAGTACCTGTTGCTTTTCAGTTTAAACCTGAGCAGGCTGATGAGCTATTTTTTATTGTCAGAACAGTG CAAGTAAAAGTCTTCGATAGTGTAGCTGAGGAGTCTTCAGCAAAGTCTCCATATGAAAAACAACACTTGAGTTACCCAATTAGCCGTGATTATGGCTCTTATATTCCTGGCATCCCTCTTAAACAGTGA